One part of the Alistipes onderdonkii genome encodes these proteins:
- a CDS encoding conjugal transfer protein TraO encodes MRKYIAIIIASLALFTGQAHAQRCLPKMQGIEVRADMADGFNLGGKDGGYSFGAALSTYTKKGNKWVFGGEYLLKNNPYKDTKIPVAQFTAEGGYYFKILSDARKIVFVYAGASALAGYEAVNWGKKVLHDGSTLHDRDAFIYGGALTLDVECYVADRIALLANLRERCLWGGDTRKFHTQFGVGIKFIIN; translated from the coding sequence ATGAGAAAGTACATCGCAATAATCATCGCGTCGCTTGCCCTTTTTACAGGGCAGGCGCACGCCCAGCGGTGTCTGCCGAAGATGCAGGGCATCGAGGTGAGGGCGGACATGGCGGACGGCTTCAATCTCGGCGGCAAGGACGGCGGGTACAGCTTCGGGGCGGCTCTCTCCACCTACACGAAGAAGGGGAACAAGTGGGTGTTCGGTGGCGAATACCTGTTGAAGAACAATCCCTACAAGGACACCAAGATACCCGTGGCGCAGTTCACGGCGGAGGGCGGCTATTACTTCAAGATACTGTCGGACGCCCGAAAGATTGTTTTCGTCTATGCCGGGGCTTCGGCTCTCGCCGGATATGAGGCGGTAAATTGGGGGAAGAAGGTGCTGCATGACGGCTCCACGCTGCACGACCGGGACGCCTTCATCTACGGCGGTGCGCTGACGCTCGATGTGGAGTGTTACGTGGCAGACCGTATCGCCCTGCTTGCCAACCTGCGGGAGCGTTGCCTTTGGGGTGGCGACACACGGAAGTTCCACACGCAGTTCGGGGTCGGTATCAAGTTCATCATCAACTGA
- the traM gene encoding conjugative transposon protein TraM yields MEQTKNEPTKENKAAPETGKPKKEREPLTEAQRLKRQKMIVLPAMVLVFIGAMWLIFAPSSGKEQPPGTDGYNTEMPDADKANRQIIGDKLKAYEHGEMEERQESRNRAIGQLGDMFDREIAGTENGVDFDLANPGGKEERAKPATPQTIQSSAAAYRDLNATLGNFYDQPKNDNAEMDELLERIASLESELESERGKASSMDEQVALMEKSYELAAKYMGGQNGGQPSAEQRAEPTTVQKGKKNKAMPIRQVEHQVVSSLSQPMSNAEFVAALSQERNRGFNTAVGTAEVLDRNTIPACVHGAQSVTDGQTVRLRLLEPMAVAGRTIPRGAVVVGTGKIQGERLDIEITSLEYDGTIIPVELAVYDTDGQPGIFIPNSMEMNAVREVAANMGGSLGSSINISTNAGAQLASDLGKGLIQGTSQYIAKKMRTVKVHLKAGYRVMLYQEKY; encoded by the coding sequence ATGGAACAGACAAAGAATGAACCGACGAAAGAGAACAAAGCTGCTCCCGAAACGGGGAAACCGAAAAAGGAGCGCGAACCGCTGACAGAGGCGCAACGGCTGAAACGGCAGAAGATGATCGTGCTGCCCGCTATGGTGTTGGTGTTCATCGGGGCGATGTGGCTGATATTCGCCCCGTCCTCCGGCAAGGAGCAACCGCCGGGAACGGACGGATACAACACCGAGATGCCCGACGCTGACAAGGCGAACCGGCAGATTATCGGCGACAAGCTGAAAGCCTACGAGCATGGGGAGATGGAAGAGCGTCAGGAGAGCCGCAACCGTGCCATCGGGCAGCTGGGCGACATGTTCGACCGCGAGATAGCGGGAACGGAGAACGGAGTGGACTTCGACCTCGCCAATCCGGGCGGCAAGGAAGAAAGGGCAAAGCCAGCCACGCCGCAGACCATCCAGTCCTCCGCAGCCGCCTACCGTGACCTGAACGCCACGCTCGGAAACTTCTACGACCAGCCGAAAAACGACAATGCGGAGATGGACGAATTGTTGGAGCGCATCGCATCGCTGGAGTCGGAACTGGAAAGCGAGAGGGGCAAGGCTTCCTCTATGGACGAGCAGGTGGCTCTTATGGAGAAGTCCTACGAGCTGGCGGCAAAGTACATGGGCGGTCAGAACGGAGGACAGCCATCGGCGGAACAGAGGGCAGAGCCAACTACCGTGCAGAAAGGGAAGAAGAACAAGGCAATGCCTATCAGACAGGTGGAGCATCAAGTAGTTTCTTCACTCTCACAGCCTATGAGTAACGCGGAGTTTGTCGCCGCCTTATCGCAGGAACGCAACCGGGGTTTCAACACGGCTGTCGGCACGGCGGAGGTATTGGACAGGAACACCATACCGGCGTGCGTGCATGGGGCGCAGAGCGTGACGGACGGGCAGACGGTAAGGCTGCGCCTGCTGGAGCCTATGGCGGTGGCAGGCAGGACAATACCCCGGGGTGCGGTGGTGGTCGGCACGGGCAAGATACAGGGTGAGCGGCTCGACATCGAGATTACCTCGCTGGAATACGACGGCACGATTATCCCCGTGGAGCTTGCGGTCTATGACACGGACGGACAGCCCGGCATCTTCATCCCGAACTCGATGGAGATGAACGCCGTCCGGGAGGTCGCCGCCAACATGGGCGGCTCGCTGGGAAGCAGCATCAACATCTCCACCAATGCCGGGGCGCAGCTCGCCTCCGACTTGGGCAAGGGGCTGATACAAGGCACGAGCCAGTACATCGCCAAAAAGATGCGAACCGTCAAGGTGCATCTGAAAGCCGGGTACAGGGTCATGCTTTACCAAGAAAAATATTGA
- a CDS encoding DUF4133 domain-containing protein, producing MAEYPINKGIGRPVEFKGLKAQYLFIFCGGLLALFVLFVILYMVGIDQWICIGFGAASSSLLVWQTFALNARYGEHGLMKLGAARSHPRYLINRRRITRLFKRQRKEERQ from the coding sequence ATGGCTGAATACCCAATCAACAAGGGTATCGGCCGTCCGGTAGAGTTCAAGGGCTTGAAGGCACAGTACCTCTTCATCTTCTGCGGAGGTCTGCTGGCTCTCTTCGTCCTGTTCGTCATCCTCTACATGGTCGGTATCGACCAGTGGATATGTATCGGCTTCGGCGCGGCATCGTCCTCCCTCCTTGTATGGCAGACCTTCGCGCTGAACGCCCGGTACGGTGAACACGGGCTGATGAAATTAGGAGCGGCACGGAGCCATCCCCGATACCTTATCAACCGGCGGCGGATAACCCGTCTGTTCAAACGACAACGAAAGGAAGAAAGACAATGA
- the traN gene encoding conjugative transposon protein TraN, producing MRKVIIMFALAMGIITANAQENVTVETTNGSEQPTLTKEVYPQKEADGDLYHGLSRKLTFDRMIPPHGLEVTYDKTVHVIFPAEVRYVDLGSPDLIAGKADGAENIIRVKATVRNFPNETNMSVITEDGSFYTFNVKYAAEPLLLNVEMCDFIHDGSTVNRPNNAQEIYLKELGSESPMLVRLIMKSIHKQNKREVKHIGCKRFGIQYLLKGIYTHNGLLYFHTEIKNQSNVPFDVDYITWKIVDKKVAKRTAVQEQIILPLRAQNYATLVPGKKSERTVFTMAKFTIPDDKCLVVELNEKNGGRHQSFVIENEDLVRAGTINELQVR from the coding sequence ATGAGAAAAGTAATCATCATGTTTGCCCTCGCTATGGGCATCATAACTGCCAACGCGCAGGAGAATGTAACCGTTGAAACGACCAACGGAAGTGAACAACCGACCTTGACGAAGGAGGTCTATCCGCAGAAGGAGGCGGACGGCGACCTATATCACGGGCTGTCACGCAAGCTGACCTTCGACCGCATGATACCGCCGCACGGTCTGGAAGTGACCTACGACAAGACCGTCCACGTCATTTTTCCGGCGGAGGTGCGCTATGTCGATTTAGGCTCGCCCGACCTGATTGCCGGGAAAGCCGACGGAGCGGAGAACATCATCCGTGTGAAGGCTACCGTAAGGAATTTTCCCAACGAAACGAATATGTCCGTCATCACGGAGGACGGCAGTTTCTACACCTTCAACGTGAAGTACGCCGCCGAACCGCTGTTGCTCAACGTGGAGATGTGCGACTTCATCCATGACGGCAGCACGGTGAACCGCCCGAACAACGCGCAGGAAATCTATCTGAAAGAGCTGGGCAGCGAAAGCCCGATGCTGGTGCGCCTTATCATGAAGTCCATCCACAAACAGAACAAGCGCGAGGTGAAGCATATCGGCTGCAAGCGTTTCGGCATCCAATACCTGTTGAAAGGCATCTACACGCACAACGGCTTGCTTTATTTCCACACGGAGATAAAGAACCAGAGCAACGTGCCTTTCGATGTGGACTACATCACTTGGAAAATCGTGGACAAGAAGGTTGCGAAGCGTACTGCCGTGCAGGAGCAGATTATTCTGCCGCTCCGCGCGCAGAACTACGCCACCCTCGTGCCGGGCAAAAAGAGCGAGCGCACGGTCTTCACGATGGCGAAGTTCACCATCCCCGATGACAAGTGCCTCGTGGTGGAATTGAACGAGAAGAACGGCGGCCGTCACCAGTCCTTCGTGATTGAGAACGAGGATTTGGTACGCGCGGGTACCATCAACGAACTTCAAGTACGCTGA
- the traJ gene encoding conjugative transposon protein TraJ yields MKFDNLHQILRSLYEQMMPLCGDMAGVAKGIAGLGALFYVAYRVWQSLARAEPIDVFPMLRPFAIGLCIMFFPTVVLGTINSILSPVVQGTAKMLEAETLDMNRYREQKDKLEYEAMVRNPETAYLVSNEEFDKQLEELGWSPSDMVTMAGMYIDRGMYNMKKSIRDFFREILELLFQAAALVIDTVRTFFLVVLAILGPIAFALSVWDGFQNTLTQWICRYIQVYLWLPVSDMFSTILAKIQVLMLQNDIERMQADPNFSLDSSDGVYIVFLCIGIIGYFTIPTVAGWIIQAGGMGGYGRNVNQMAGRAGSMAGSVAGAAAGNAVGRVGKLLK; encoded by the coding sequence ATGAAGTTCGACAACCTTCATCAGATTTTACGTTCACTTTATGAGCAGATGATGCCGCTGTGTGGGGACATGGCTGGTGTGGCGAAAGGCATCGCCGGGCTGGGTGCGCTGTTCTACGTCGCCTACCGGGTATGGCAGTCGCTGGCGAGAGCTGAACCGATAGACGTATTCCCGATGCTCCGTCCTTTTGCCATCGGTCTGTGCATCATGTTCTTCCCGACTGTGGTGCTGGGCACGATAAACAGCATCCTCTCACCCGTCGTACAGGGCACGGCAAAGATGCTGGAGGCGGAAACGCTGGACATGAACCGATACCGGGAGCAGAAGGACAAACTGGAATACGAGGCGATGGTACGCAACCCCGAAACCGCCTACCTCGTGTCCAACGAGGAATTTGACAAGCAACTGGAGGAACTCGGCTGGTCGCCCTCCGACATGGTGACGATGGCGGGAATGTATATCGACCGGGGAATGTACAACATGAAGAAGAGCATCCGCGACTTCTTCCGCGAGATACTCGAACTGCTGTTCCAAGCCGCCGCCCTCGTGATAGACACCGTCCGCACCTTCTTTCTCGTGGTGCTGGCGATTCTCGGTCCGATAGCCTTCGCCCTGTCGGTATGGGACGGTTTCCAAAACACGCTCACGCAGTGGATATGCCGCTATATACAGGTCTATCTGTGGCTACCGGTATCGGACATGTTCAGCACCATACTGGCGAAGATACAGGTTCTGATGCTGCAAAACGACATCGAGCGGATGCAGGCAGACCCGAACTTCTCGCTGGATTCGAGCGACGGGGTGTATATCGTATTCCTCTGCATCGGCATCATCGGCTACTTTACCATTCCCACCGTTGCGGGCTGGATTATCCAAGCCGGAGGCATGGGCGGTTACGGTCGCAACGTGAACCAGATGGCGGGACGAGCCGGAAGCATGGCGGGCAGCGTGGCGGGTGCAGCCGCAGGAAACGCAGTCGGACGTGTCGGCAAATTGCTGAAATAA
- a CDS encoding TraG family conjugative transposon ATPase, translated as MRNTSKMTTLENRFPLLAVEHGCIISKDADITVAFEVELPELYTVTGAEYEAIHSCWCKAIKVLPDYSVVHKQDWFIKERYKPELQKDDMSFLSRSFERHFNERPYLKHTCYLYLTKTTKERNRMQSNFSTLCRGHIIPKELDRETTTKFLEACEQFERIMNDSGLVRLRRLSTDEIVGTEGKTGLIERYFSLMPEGDTTLQDIELSAREMRIGDNRLCLHTLSDAEDLPGKVATDTRYEKLSTDRSDCRLSFASPVGLLLSCNHIYNQYVLIDNSEETLQKFEKSARNMQSLSRYSRSNSINREWIDQYLNEAHSYGLTSVRAHFNVMAWSDDAEELKHIKNDVGSQLASMECVPRHNTIDCPTLYWAAIPGNAADFPAEESFHTFIEQAVCLFTEETNYRSSLSPFGIKMVDRLTGKPLHLDISDLPMKRGITTNRNKFVLGPSGSGKSFFMNHLVRQYYEQGAHVVLVDTGNSYQGLCGMIRRKTGGADGVYFTYTEDKPISFNPFYTDDYIFDVEKKDSIKTLLLTLWKSEDDKVTKTESGELGSAVSAYIERIQSDRSIVPSFNTFYEYMRDDYRKELAQRDIKVEKSDFNIDNMLTTMRQYYRGGRYDFLLNSTENIDLLGKRFIVFEIDSIKENRELFPVVTIIIMEAFINKMRRLKGVRKQLIVEEAWKALSSANMAEYLRYMYKTVRKYYGEAIVVTQEVDDIISSPVVKESIINNSDCKILLDQRKYMNKFDQIQALLGLTEKEKSQILSINMANNPSRLYKEVWIGLGGTQSAVYATEVSAEEYLAYTTEETEKVEVYRLAEKLGDDIEAAIRQLAERRRNKE; from the coding sequence ATGAGGAATACATCGAAAATGACAACACTGGAAAACAGGTTCCCACTTTTAGCGGTGGAGCATGGCTGCATCATCTCAAAGGACGCCGACATCACGGTGGCTTTCGAGGTGGAACTACCGGAACTTTACACCGTGACGGGTGCGGAGTACGAGGCGATACACAGTTGCTGGTGCAAGGCTATCAAGGTGCTGCCGGACTACTCCGTCGTCCACAAACAGGACTGGTTCATCAAGGAACGCTACAAACCGGAGCTTCAGAAGGACGACATGAGCTTTTTAAGCCGCTCTTTCGAGCGTCACTTCAACGAGCGTCCGTACCTGAAACACACCTGCTACCTCTACCTGACCAAGACAACAAAGGAGCGTAACCGGATGCAGAGCAATTTCAGCACGCTGTGCCGGGGACATATCATCCCGAAGGAGCTGGACAGGGAAACCACGACCAAGTTCTTGGAAGCCTGCGAACAGTTCGAGCGCATCATGAACGACAGCGGGCTTGTCAGGCTGCGCCGCCTCTCCACCGATGAGATTGTGGGTACTGAGGGAAAGACGGGACTTATTGAACGCTACTTCTCGCTCATGCCGGAAGGTGACACCACCTTGCAGGACATCGAGCTTTCGGCAAGGGAGATGCGCATCGGCGACAACCGCCTGTGTCTGCACACCCTCTCCGACGCGGAAGACCTGCCGGGCAAGGTGGCTACCGACACCCGTTACGAGAAGCTCTCCACCGACCGGAGTGACTGCCGACTGTCATTCGCCTCCCCGGTGGGGCTTCTGCTCTCCTGCAACCATATCTACAACCAGTATGTGCTGATAGACAACAGTGAGGAAACCTTGCAGAAGTTCGAGAAGTCCGCCCGTAACATGCAGTCGCTATCTCGCTATTCAAGGAGCAACAGCATCAACCGCGAGTGGATAGACCAATACCTGAACGAAGCCCATTCCTACGGACTGACCTCGGTACGGGCACACTTCAACGTCATGGCGTGGAGCGACGATGCGGAGGAACTGAAGCATATCAAGAACGACGTGGGCAGCCAGTTGGCAAGCATGGAATGCGTGCCGCGCCACAACACCATCGACTGCCCGACACTCTACTGGGCGGCGATACCCGGCAATGCGGCGGACTTCCCGGCGGAAGAGAGTTTCCACACCTTCATCGAACAGGCGGTGTGCCTGTTCACAGAGGAAACCAACTACCGCAGCTCGCTCTCGCCCTTCGGCATCAAGATGGTGGACAGGCTCACGGGAAAACCGCTGCACCTTGACATCTCCGACCTGCCCATGAAGCGAGGTATCACGACCAACCGCAACAAGTTCGTGCTGGGTCCTTCGGGCAGCGGCAAGTCTTTCTTCATGAACCACCTCGTGCGCCAATATTATGAGCAAGGCGCACATGTGGTATTGGTGGACACGGGAAACTCCTATCAGGGCTTGTGCGGCATGATCCGACGCAAGACAGGCGGAGCGGACGGTGTGTATTTCACCTACACGGAAGATAAGCCCATCAGCTTCAACCCGTTCTACACCGACGATTACATCTTCGACGTGGAGAAGAAGGACAGCATCAAGACCCTGTTGCTGACGCTCTGGAAGTCGGAGGACGACAAGGTGACAAAGACGGAGAGCGGCGAGCTGGGCAGTGCCGTGAGTGCCTATATTGAGCGCATCCAATCCGACCGTAGCATCGTGCCGTCGTTCAACACCTTCTACGAGTATATGCGTGACGACTACCGCAAGGAACTGGCACAGCGTGACATCAAGGTGGAGAAGTCCGACTTCAACATCGACAACATGCTCACCACCATGCGGCAGTATTACCGGGGCGGGCGTTACGATTTCCTGCTCAACTCCACGGAGAACATCGACCTGCTCGGCAAGCGGTTCATCGTCTTCGAGATAGATTCGATTAAAGAAAACCGCGAACTGTTCCCCGTCGTGACCATCATCATCATGGAAGCCTTCATCAACAAGATGCGGCGGCTGAAAGGCGTGCGGAAACAGCTTATCGTGGAAGAGGCTTGGAAGGCCCTCTCATCGGCGAACATGGCTGAATATCTGCGCTATATGTATAAGACGGTCAGAAAATATTACGGCGAGGCAATCGTGGTGACGCAGGAGGTGGACGACATTATCAGTTCTCCGGTGGTCAAAGAGAGCATTATCAACAACTCGGATTGTAAAATCCTGCTTGACCAAAGGAAATATATGAACAAGTTCGACCAGATACAGGCGTTGCTCGGACTGACGGAAAAGGAGAAGTCGCAGATACTCTCCATCAACATGGCGAACAACCCTTCACGGCTCTACAAGGAGGTGTGGATAGGCTTGGGCGGCACGCAGTCGGCGGTCTATGCCACGGAGGTCAGCGCGGAAGAGTATCTGGCGTACACCACCGAGGAAACGGAAAAAGTGGAGGTTTACCGTCTGGCGGAGAAGCTGGGCGACGACATCGAAGCCGCCATCCGGCAGCTTGCCGAAAGGCGGAGAAACAAGGAATAA
- a CDS encoding DUF3876 domain-containing protein → MNLPKVKMLQVSKCLIGLAVMMLQSCDVADNRRDMLCGNWESVEGKPDVLIYKEGEAYKVTVFRRSGLRRKLKPETYLLQEENGNLFMNTGFRIDVSYNEATDVLTFSPNGDYVRVKPQPGHPTEE, encoded by the coding sequence ATGAATTTACCAAAAGTGAAAATGCTGCAAGTCAGCAAGTGCCTTATCGGATTGGCGGTCATGATGCTGCAATCCTGCGACGTGGCCGACAACCGCCGCGACATGCTGTGCGGGAACTGGGAGAGCGTGGAGGGAAAACCTGACGTGCTTATCTACAAGGAGGGCGAAGCCTACAAAGTGACGGTGTTCCGTCGTAGCGGTCTGCGCCGCAAGCTCAAGCCGGAAACCTATCTCTTGCAGGAGGAGAACGGCAACCTGTTCATGAACACCGGCTTCCGCATCGACGTGTCCTACAACGAGGCCACGGATGTGCTGACTTTCTCGCCAAACGGGGACTATGTGCGGGTGAAGCCGCAGCCGGGACATCCGACCGAAGAATAA
- a CDS encoding DUF4141 domain-containing protein, with translation MRTRITMIICLCLLFAGRASAQWVVSDPGNLAQGIINASKNIIHTSKTATNMVSNFQETVKIYQQGKKYYDALKSVNNLVKDARKVQQTILMVGDITDIYVNSFQRMLRDGNFRPEELSAIAFGYTKLLEESNEVLTELRNVVNITTLSMTDKERMDVVERCHSKMKRYRNLVSYYTNKNISVSYLRAKKKNDLDRIMGLYGNMNERYW, from the coding sequence ATGAGAACAAGAATAACAATGATTATCTGCCTGTGCCTGCTTTTCGCGGGCAGGGCAAGCGCACAGTGGGTCGTAAGCGATCCGGGCAATCTAGCGCAGGGCATCATCAATGCCTCCAAAAACATCATCCATACCTCCAAGACCGCCACGAACATGGTGAGCAACTTTCAGGAGACGGTGAAAATCTATCAGCAGGGCAAGAAGTATTACGATGCCCTCAAATCGGTGAACAATCTGGTCAAGGACGCCCGCAAGGTGCAGCAGACCATCCTGATGGTGGGCGACATCACAGACATCTATGTGAACAGTTTCCAACGGATGCTCCGTGACGGGAATTTCAGACCCGAAGAGCTTTCCGCAATCGCTTTCGGCTACACGAAACTGCTGGAGGAAAGCAACGAAGTGTTGACGGAACTCAGGAACGTGGTGAACATCACCACGCTCTCCATGACCGACAAGGAGCGCATGGACGTGGTGGAACGCTGCCACTCGAAGATGAAGCGTTACCGCAACCTCGTGAGCTACTACACGAACAAGAACATCTCCGTGAGTTACCTGCGTGCGAAAAAGAAGAACGACCTCGACCGCATCATGGGGCTGTACGGGAACATGAACGAAAGATACTGGTAG
- the traK gene encoding conjugative transposon protein TraK, translating into MEFKSLRNIESSFRQIRLFGIVFLSLCAVVTVWSVWNSYRFAEKQREKIYVLDNGKSLMLALSQDLSQNRPAEAREHVRRFHEMFFTLSPEKSAIEHNVKRALLLADKSVYHYYSDFAEKGYYNRIIAGNINQVLKVDSVVCDFNAYPYRAVTYATQKIIRQSNVTERSLVTTCRLLNASRSDDNPNGFTIEGFTIIENKDLQTIKR; encoded by the coding sequence ATGGAATTCAAATCACTTAGAAACATCGAATCGTCGTTCAGGCAGATACGCCTGTTCGGTATCGTCTTCCTCTCGCTGTGCGCCGTGGTGACGGTGTGGAGCGTGTGGAACTCCTACCGTTTCGCAGAGAAGCAACGGGAGAAAATCTATGTGCTGGACAACGGCAAGAGCCTGATGCTCGCCTTGTCTCAGGATTTGTCGCAGAACCGCCCGGCGGAGGCACGGGAACATGTGCGCCGTTTCCACGAGATGTTCTTCACGCTATCACCTGAAAAAAGCGCGATTGAACACAACGTGAAACGTGCCTTGCTGCTGGCGGACAAGAGCGTGTACCACTATTATTCGGACTTCGCGGAGAAGGGGTACTACAACCGCATCATCGCCGGGAACATCAACCAAGTGCTGAAGGTGGACAGCGTGGTGTGCGACTTCAACGCCTATCCCTACCGTGCCGTGACCTACGCCACACAGAAAATCATCCGGCAGAGCAACGTCACCGAGCGCAGCCTCGTGACCACCTGCCGCCTGCTGAACGCATCGCGGTCGGATGACAACCCGAACGGTTTTACCATCGAGGGTTTCACCATCATTGAGAACAAGGATTTACAGACTATCAAACGGTAA